One genomic segment of Intestinimonas butyriciproducens includes these proteins:
- the der gene encoding ribosome biogenesis GTPase Der — protein MAKPLVAIVGRPNVGKSMLFNKLVGQRLSIVEDTPGVTRDRLYAEAEWCGHTFDLVDTGGIEPGTDSEILTFMRRQAEIAIQNATVIVFLCDIKTGLTASDQEVANMLLRSRKPVVLAVNKADQVGPTNPDIYEFYNLGLGDPIPVSAVHGHGTGDLLDACVQHFPENGEEDEPDDVVKVAVIGKPNVGKSSLINRILGEERVIVSNVAGTTRDAVDSYFESETGKYLFIDTAGMRKKSKVDDRIEKFSVLRATMAIERADVCLILIDANEGVTEQDTKVAGLAHEAGKASILVVNKWDAIEKDDKTMDRMREDIRRDLSYMTYAPIVFISAMTGQRVPRLFELINYVNDQAAMRITTGMLNSVLADATARVQPPSDKGRRLKIFYMTQVGIKPPHFVCFCNDAQLFHFSYQRYIENQIRNTFGLEGTPIRLTIRQKGDKEG, from the coding sequence ATGGCTAAGCCTCTTGTTGCCATTGTAGGCCGGCCCAACGTGGGCAAATCCATGCTCTTTAATAAGCTGGTGGGACAGCGCCTGTCCATTGTGGAGGACACCCCGGGGGTCACCCGGGACCGACTTTACGCTGAGGCGGAGTGGTGCGGGCACACTTTTGATCTTGTGGATACCGGCGGTATTGAGCCGGGGACGGACAGCGAGATTCTCACTTTTATGCGCAGACAAGCTGAGATCGCCATCCAAAACGCCACGGTCATTGTGTTCCTCTGCGACATTAAGACCGGCCTCACAGCCTCCGACCAGGAAGTGGCCAACATGCTTCTCCGTTCCCGGAAACCGGTGGTGCTGGCGGTGAATAAGGCCGATCAGGTGGGGCCAACCAACCCGGATATCTACGAGTTTTATAATCTGGGACTTGGAGACCCCATTCCCGTCTCGGCCGTCCATGGTCACGGCACAGGGGACCTTCTGGACGCCTGTGTGCAGCACTTCCCGGAGAACGGGGAGGAGGACGAGCCGGATGATGTGGTCAAGGTGGCCGTCATCGGAAAGCCCAACGTGGGCAAGTCCTCTTTGATTAACCGCATTCTGGGGGAGGAACGGGTCATTGTCTCCAATGTGGCGGGGACCACCCGGGATGCGGTGGACAGCTATTTCGAAAGCGAGACCGGCAAATACCTGTTCATCGATACCGCGGGAATGCGAAAAAAGTCCAAGGTCGATGACAGGATCGAGAAATTTTCCGTACTTCGGGCCACTATGGCTATCGAGAGGGCCGATGTGTGCCTCATCCTCATCGATGCCAACGAGGGTGTCACGGAGCAGGATACCAAGGTAGCGGGCCTTGCCCATGAGGCGGGGAAGGCGTCCATCCTCGTGGTCAACAAGTGGGATGCCATTGAAAAAGACGATAAGACCATGGACCGGATGCGGGAAGATATCCGCCGGGACCTCTCTTATATGACCTATGCCCCGATTGTATTCATCTCCGCCATGACGGGACAGCGGGTGCCTCGTCTCTTTGAGCTCATCAATTATGTCAATGATCAGGCCGCCATGCGGATCACCACGGGCATGCTCAATTCTGTCCTAGCTGACGCCACTGCTCGGGTACAGCCTCCTTCGGACAAGGGGCGGCGGCTCAAGATTTTTTATATGACACAGGTGGGGATCAAGCCCCCTCATTTCGTCTGCTTCTGCAACGACGCCCAGCTTTTCCATTTTTCCTATCAGCGCTATATCGAAAATCAGATCCGGAATACCTTCGGGCTGGAGGGGACGCCGATACGGCTGACCATCCGGCAAAAGGGCGATAAGGAGGGATAA
- a CDS encoding YceD family protein gives MRLNLKDIIHVPGAVRPFVFQLDLSDLEFSGIRPIDRPISVTGQVRNMAGALVLEGTASTTLHLVCDRCAKPFTREKVVPISTLLATELADEANDGEIVLLDGDEVDLGEVATTAFVLAMDTKNLCSEDCKGICAGCGVDLNVGVCQCRPEVDPRLAVLAKLLEDKESE, from the coding sequence ATGCGACTGAACCTGAAAGACATCATCCACGTACCCGGGGCGGTCCGTCCGTTCGTTTTCCAGTTGGACCTGTCCGACTTGGAGTTCAGCGGCATCCGGCCTATCGACCGTCCCATATCTGTAACGGGACAGGTCCGGAATATGGCGGGTGCGCTGGTGCTGGAGGGGACAGCCTCCACCACGCTCCACCTGGTTTGTGACCGGTGTGCAAAGCCGTTTACAAGAGAGAAGGTGGTTCCCATCTCTACACTCCTCGCCACCGAACTGGCCGATGAGGCCAACGATGGTGAGATTGTCCTGCTGGACGGTGATGAGGTGGACCTGGGCGAGGTGGCGACCACGGCATTTGTCCTCGCGATGGATACCAAGAACCTCTGCTCAGAGGACTGCAAGGGTATCTGTGCCGGCTGCGGCGTCGACCTGAATGTCGGCGTGTGCCAGTGCAGGCCCGAGGTAGACCCCCGGCTGGCAGTGCTTGCCAAGCTATTGGAGGACAAAGAGAGCGAGTAA
- the rpmF gene encoding 50S ribosomal protein L32, protein MAVPKSKVSKQRRNKRRSSVWKLETPGLTKCPKCGAYRLPHRLCKSCMTYNGREFGKIETTESKAN, encoded by the coding sequence ATGGCAGTCCCTAAGTCTAAAGTATCCAAGCAGCGCCGCAATAAGCGCCGCAGCTCCGTGTGGAAGCTGGAGACCCCCGGCCTCACCAAGTGCCCCAAGTGCGGCGCTTACCGCCTGCCCCACCGGCTCTGCAAGTCCTGCATGACTTACAATGGCCGCGAGTTCGGCAAGATTGAGACGACCGAGTCAAAGGCCAACTAA
- a CDS encoding DUF512 domain-containing protein — MSTKIQSVDAGSPVERAGVHAGETLLEINGHRVVDVLDYKFYGYDPRLTLTLRAENGTTRTVRLRKREGEDMGLNFETYLMDCARSCANKCIFCFVDQLPKGMRDTLYFKDDDARLSFLMGNYITLTNLSDREAQRIIDLHISPINVSVHATDPALRSMLLGFPNGGRGLELMRRFAENGITMNCQIVSCPGINDGPALRKSMEDLAGMYPGVNSVSIVPVGLTRHRGGLYPLEPYQADTAAAVVDMVEAYGADCKERFGTTVFWCSDEFYLKAGRDIPADEYYEDYTQLENGVGMLRLLRTEFDAALGLMDPTEKPVSPFSTACGTSAAPWIREIVDRAAEKCHTKGTVYPILNDFFGHSVNVSGLVTGGDLIRQLRGRELGERLLLPVNMLRHGEDVFLDDVTLADVERELGVKVTPVNQDGFDLCDAIFEYHEGGRSHG, encoded by the coding sequence GTGAGCACAAAGATACAGTCGGTTGATGCGGGAAGCCCGGTGGAACGGGCCGGAGTACACGCCGGTGAGACCCTTCTGGAGATTAATGGTCACCGTGTGGTGGATGTGCTGGACTACAAATTCTACGGGTATGATCCCAGGCTCACGTTGACCCTGCGGGCGGAGAACGGAACCACACGGACGGTGAGGCTGCGCAAGCGGGAAGGGGAGGATATGGGGCTCAATTTTGAGACCTATCTCATGGACTGTGCCCGCTCCTGTGCCAACAAGTGTATTTTTTGTTTCGTGGATCAGCTCCCGAAGGGAATGAGAGACACCCTCTATTTTAAAGATGACGACGCCCGCCTCTCTTTTCTTATGGGCAACTATATCACCTTGACCAATCTCTCGGACCGGGAGGCCCAACGGATCATTGATCTGCACATCTCGCCCATCAACGTCTCTGTCCACGCTACGGACCCGGCGCTACGCTCTATGCTTCTGGGCTTTCCCAACGGCGGGCGGGGCCTGGAGCTGATGAGGCGGTTTGCAGAAAACGGCATCACGATGAACTGCCAGATTGTCTCTTGTCCCGGGATCAATGACGGACCCGCCCTCCGTAAGAGCATGGAGGACTTGGCGGGCATGTATCCGGGGGTAAACAGTGTTTCCATCGTCCCGGTGGGGCTGACACGCCACCGCGGAGGGCTTTATCCACTGGAGCCCTATCAGGCTGATACGGCCGCTGCTGTGGTGGATATGGTGGAGGCATACGGCGCAGACTGCAAAGAGCGATTTGGGACCACTGTATTCTGGTGCTCTGATGAATTTTATCTGAAGGCGGGCCGTGATATCCCGGCGGACGAGTATTATGAGGACTATACGCAGCTGGAAAACGGCGTCGGTATGCTGCGGCTTCTGCGAACGGAATTTGACGCGGCGTTGGGACTGATGGACCCGACGGAGAAGCCGGTATCGCCCTTCTCCACAGCCTGCGGGACCTCCGCGGCACCGTGGATACGGGAAATCGTTGACAGAGCGGCGGAGAAATGCCATACTAAGGGGACGGTGTACCCCATTTTAAATGACTTTTTCGGCCATAGCGTCAATGTCTCCGGGTTGGTTACCGGCGGCGACCTGATCCGTCAGTTAAGAGGTCGGGAGCTGGGGGAACGGCTGCTGCTTCCTGTCAACATGCTCCGCCACGGGGAGGACGTGTTTTTGGACGACGTCACGCTGGCAGATGTGGAGCGGGAACTGGGCGTCAAGGTGACCCCTGTCAATCAGGACGGGTTCGATCTGTGCGACGCGATTTTTGAATATCATGAGGGAGGACGTTCCCATGGCTAA